A genomic region of Leptospira barantonii contains the following coding sequences:
- a CDS encoding STAS domain-containing protein, producing the protein MQQLEESTIYPDKNSFRVEFRKNICSVETEEMEEILAQIREIRPNNVILDLTPVVAIPSMVLNRILKFISELKKEQIQISEVKLSEGLQLVLSKLKINLG; encoded by the coding sequence ATGCAACAACTGGAAGAATCCACAATTTATCCCGATAAGAATTCCTTTCGGGTCGAGTTTCGTAAGAATATTTGTTCTGTCGAAACCGAAGAAATGGAGGAAATTCTCGCCCAAATCCGTGAAATCCGTCCCAACAACGTGATCCTGGATCTTACGCCGGTTGTCGCCATTCCTTCCATGGTTTTGAACCGTATTCTAAAATTTATTTCCGAATTGAAAAAGGAACAGATTCAGATTTCGGAAGTGAAACTGAGCGAAGGACTACAACTGGTTCTTTCCAAGCTCAAGATCAATCTGGGATGA
- a CDS encoding O-antigen ligase family protein: MENRIRNQIENFSATPRLRSAVWIVFSVLLILPLLSFYPWKFRIGFVLLFILYAWVDVLSPLVGTFLVVASGVFFGNHPGGRFLEIQDCLWIFWCVRGIIENRLHGNSIFDEGFWKRPIGILLILFWCSGFLSLLANPDLILDLRFYQKGWFWFLHSTELEPNYPWKLLFLGVLFCYGFIARKNWLDEKYKNSEEFSAFVYIFSGGIVFGAVVSIGFGWAEYFFPFVKNTLNSYHTWLDGYKLVALPHSLIPSLEKYLPKEAIQSLFWNRSWFAIYLISSLPFFWEFLGNDPKNHNFRIFKKEWIWLPLAVSILGITFFWIGARGGVLSFAAFCVITLCVWFYFSFVKNEVVIRVLSFSFAGLFVVGAILFPLFVVGTQGGGSGDPERLSHFIAGLKLASEKPLLGGGFESFGWYNECCLNPLKRESAYHTTHNQTVQIFSGLGFLGLVVYSLLWGILLYGLLRFRNEKKSVLHSSLIVGSVSAVFIYSFFQEWFYLRAVYFQWIVLFLIFGNFADLKLRFPFEKSLKNIQLLAIVSFVLLLGSWIFFPTKTYLSGIYFPPVKSEGGAEQRRSEAWVLAGEGKMTLVSKPDLYDVWPDWNLEKGSLSLFVSGGKWREYKPTKFEEPREYLTLQTIEGENLLKSSCVLLKEPNFLQTLIFWKFEPIDPEPRKICSRIRIQKYL; encoded by the coding sequence ATGGAAAATCGGATTCGAAATCAAATCGAGAATTTCTCCGCGACTCCGCGTTTGCGGTCCGCGGTTTGGATCGTATTTTCCGTTCTTTTGATTCTTCCCTTATTGTCCTTTTATCCTTGGAAATTTAGAATCGGATTCGTTCTTCTTTTTATTCTCTACGCGTGGGTCGACGTCTTATCGCCGTTAGTCGGCACGTTCCTTGTCGTAGCGAGCGGAGTGTTTTTCGGAAATCATCCGGGTGGAAGATTTTTAGAAATTCAAGATTGTCTTTGGATTTTTTGGTGCGTGCGGGGAATCATAGAGAATCGTCTTCACGGAAATTCGATTTTTGACGAGGGTTTTTGGAAACGTCCGATCGGAATTCTTTTGATTTTGTTTTGGTGTTCCGGATTCTTAAGTCTTTTGGCCAATCCCGATTTGATTCTCGATTTGCGATTTTATCAGAAGGGATGGTTTTGGTTTTTGCATTCCACGGAGCTTGAACCGAACTATCCTTGGAAACTTTTGTTTCTGGGAGTTTTGTTTTGTTACGGTTTTATAGCGCGTAAGAATTGGCTCGATGAAAAATATAAAAATTCGGAAGAATTCTCCGCGTTTGTTTATATATTTTCGGGCGGGATCGTTTTCGGTGCGGTAGTATCGATCGGTTTCGGTTGGGCGGAATATTTTTTTCCGTTCGTAAAAAACACATTAAATTCTTATCATACATGGCTGGACGGATACAAACTCGTCGCCTTACCGCATTCCTTGATTCCTTCTTTGGAGAAATATCTACCGAAGGAGGCGATTCAATCCCTGTTTTGGAATCGAAGTTGGTTTGCCATCTATTTGATTTCGAGCCTTCCATTTTTCTGGGAGTTTTTAGGAAACGATCCTAAAAATCATAATTTTAGAATATTCAAAAAAGAATGGATTTGGCTTCCGTTAGCGGTCTCGATTTTGGGAATTACATTTTTTTGGATCGGTGCGCGGGGAGGAGTTTTATCGTTTGCCGCGTTTTGTGTTATCACGCTTTGTGTTTGGTTTTATTTTTCTTTTGTAAAGAACGAAGTTGTGATCCGGGTTTTATCGTTTTCGTTCGCGGGTTTGTTTGTGGTAGGAGCGATTTTATTTCCCTTGTTCGTTGTAGGAACACAAGGAGGCGGGTCGGGAGATCCGGAAAGGCTTTCTCATTTTATCGCGGGACTCAAACTCGCTTCCGAAAAACCGTTGTTAGGCGGCGGATTCGAATCCTTCGGCTGGTACAACGAATGTTGTCTCAATCCTTTGAAACGGGAAAGCGCCTATCATACCACACACAACCAAACGGTTCAGATTTTTTCCGGTCTGGGGTTTCTCGGGCTCGTAGTTTATTCTTTGCTTTGGGGAATTTTGTTGTACGGGCTTTTGCGGTTTCGAAACGAAAAAAAGTCGGTTCTCCATTCTTCCCTGATCGTCGGATCGGTTTCCGCGGTTTTTATATATTCTTTTTTTCAGGAATGGTTTTATCTGAGAGCGGTTTACTTTCAATGGATCGTTTTGTTTTTGATTTTCGGAAATTTTGCGGATCTTAAACTCCGGTTTCCATTCGAAAAATCACTTAAGAATATTCAACTATTGGCAATCGTCTCCTTTGTCCTTTTGCTCGGGTCTTGGATTTTCTTTCCTACAAAAACGTATCTTTCCGGGATTTATTTTCCGCCGGTAAAATCGGAAGGGGGGGCGGAACAACGTCGATCCGAGGCCTGGGTTTTAGCCGGAGAAGGGAAGATGACCTTGGTTTCCAAACCGGATCTTTACGACGTTTGGCCGGATTGGAATTTGGAAAAAGGTTCCTTATCCCTTTTCGTAAGCGGAGGAAAATGGAGGGAATACAAACCCACAAAGTTCGAAGAACCCCGGGAATACCTAACCCTGCAAACGATCGAAGGGGAGAATCTTTTGAAATCGAGTTGTGTTTTGCTGAAAGAGCCGAACTTCTTGCAAACACTGATATTCTGGAAGTTCGAGCCGATCGATCCGGAACCTCGAAAGATCTGTTCCCGGATTCGAATTCAAAAATACTTATAA
- a CDS encoding glycosyltransferase family 2 protein gives MNPVSISAIIPTFNREVKVLRAIRTVLAQTLSPLEVIVVDDGSTDDTISKIKEEFPDATAGGFISILPLEHKGVSHARNRGVEQARGEWIAFLDSDDEWLPEKLERQWDFICKNSNVKILQSQEVWIRNGKRVNPPSYLAKKSDEIFEQSLEFCSVTPSSVVLKKELYQETGGMDEELPACEDYDLWLRITSRVPVSLLEEHLLIRYGGHEDQLSFQHPVMDRFRIYSILKLLNSHLPNETQRSLAQKILFIKWNVLRQGKVKRHSWNEELDSLFDATLREGLHSSFGMRIKEFLLNPEVWTRF, from the coding sequence ATGAATCCCGTTTCGATTTCAGCGATTATTCCCACTTTCAATCGGGAAGTTAAGGTATTGAGGGCCATTCGAACGGTTCTCGCGCAGACTTTGTCGCCCTTGGAGGTTATCGTCGTGGACGACGGTTCCACGGACGATACGATTTCAAAAATCAAAGAAGAATTTCCGGACGCGACCGCGGGCGGTTTTATTTCCATTCTTCCCTTGGAGCACAAGGGAGTCAGTCACGCGAGAAATCGAGGAGTGGAACAAGCGCGGGGAGAATGGATCGCGTTTTTGGATTCGGACGACGAATGGCTTCCCGAAAAACTGGAACGTCAATGGGATTTTATATGCAAAAATTCGAATGTAAAAATTCTACAGTCGCAGGAAGTCTGGATTCGAAACGGGAAACGGGTGAATCCTCCTTCTTATCTGGCAAAAAAGAGCGATGAAATTTTCGAACAAAGTTTGGAGTTTTGTAGCGTTACTCCTTCTTCCGTGGTTTTAAAAAAAGAACTCTATCAAGAAACGGGCGGAATGGACGAAGAACTTCCGGCTTGTGAAGACTATGATCTGTGGCTGAGGATTACCTCCCGAGTTCCGGTTTCTCTTTTAGAGGAACACTTACTCATTCGTTACGGCGGACATGAGGATCAACTTTCCTTCCAACATCCGGTGATGGACCGTTTTCGAATTTACTCCATTCTAAAATTATTAAATTCTCATTTACCAAACGAGACACAAAGAAGCCTGGCTCAGAAAATTCTGTTTATAAAATGGAATGTTTTAAGGCAGGGAAAAGTCAAAAGACATTCTTGGAACGAAGAATTGGATTCTCTTTTCGATGCAACTCTGCGGGAAGGACTTCATTCTTCATTTGGAATGCGTATCAAAGAGTTTCTGTTGAACCCGGAAGTTTGGACAAGGTTTTGA
- a CDS encoding adenylate/guanylate cyclase domain-containing protein gives MANPIQELTKKFKNRTMDPLSYEILKSEIVRTKILFIFFSVASSIMVVFFTFFRDFIDQETGGRFPYWAILTINIATALYELAVNRVFTRFLKKRKVVFPIARFGNALAEVSSVALLIYLSAQGFESPLIALYSPAVLTFFAFIILSVLRLEFWLSAFTGLVAGIEVILLALYYIPKNPIPMPIHFFNSVAPFFSKALLLFFGGVAAGLVGLQLRKSLISAMEAVQEKNKVVGMFGQYVSPDVVDRLLEQKNESFSEFKHVCVMFLDIRNFTRFSEKRSPGEVIDYLNYIFSHLIDIVNMHNGMINKFLGDGFMAVFGAPISDGGNDVKNAVMASLELLKKVEFLNQEGKIPETQIGIGLHSGEAMTGNVGSEARKEYTIIGDVVNLASRVESLNKEFGTKLLVTQAVYDDIKANVPGRHLSSIQVKGREQPVDIYELGKV, from the coding sequence ATGGCGAATCCTATTCAAGAACTCACCAAGAAGTTCAAAAATAGAACGATGGACCCGCTTTCCTACGAGATTCTAAAAAGCGAGATCGTTCGAACAAAAATTCTTTTTATCTTTTTTTCGGTCGCGTCTTCGATCATGGTCGTTTTTTTCACTTTCTTTCGCGATTTTATCGACCAAGAAACCGGAGGACGTTTTCCATACTGGGCCATTTTAACTATCAACATAGCGACCGCGCTTTATGAACTCGCCGTTAACCGAGTTTTCACACGGTTTCTAAAAAAAAGAAAGGTGGTGTTCCCGATTGCGAGATTCGGAAACGCGCTCGCCGAAGTTTCTTCCGTCGCTCTTTTGATCTACTTGAGCGCTCAGGGTTTCGAATCTCCTTTGATCGCATTGTATTCTCCGGCCGTTCTTACGTTTTTTGCGTTCATCATTCTTTCGGTGCTTCGACTCGAATTTTGGTTGAGTGCGTTTACCGGATTGGTCGCGGGAATCGAAGTGATTCTATTAGCTCTTTATTATATTCCAAAAAACCCGATTCCGATGCCGATCCACTTTTTCAATTCCGTGGCTCCGTTTTTTTCGAAGGCGTTGCTTCTCTTTTTCGGGGGTGTGGCCGCGGGTCTTGTGGGGCTTCAGCTTCGTAAATCCTTGATCTCCGCGATGGAAGCGGTTCAGGAAAAAAACAAGGTGGTCGGTATGTTCGGTCAATACGTTTCGCCTGACGTGGTGGATCGTCTTCTCGAACAAAAGAACGAAAGTTTTTCGGAATTCAAACACGTATGTGTGATGTTCTTGGATATCCGTAACTTCACTCGATTCTCCGAAAAAAGATCTCCCGGAGAAGTCATCGATTATCTAAACTACATCTTTTCTCATTTGATCGATATCGTGAACATGCACAACGGTATGATCAATAAGTTTCTCGGAGACGGTTTTATGGCGGTCTTCGGTGCTCCGATTTCGGACGGCGGAAACGACGTGAAAAACGCGGTGATGGCTTCCTTGGAATTGTTGAAGAAAGTGGAGTTTCTCAATCAGGAAGGAAAAATTCCGGAAACCCAGATCGGTATCGGTTTACATTCCGGTGAAGCAATGACGGGTAACGTAGGTTCCGAGGCGAGAAAGGAATATACGATCATCGGAGACGTGGTCAACCTCGCTTCCAGAGTGGAATCCTTAAACAAGGAATTCGGAACCAAACTTTTGGTGACTCAAGCGGTTTACGACGATATCAAGGCCAACGTTCCGGGAAGACATTTATCTTCCATCCAAGTCAAGGGAAGAGAACAACCCGTAGACATCTACGAGTTGGGCAAGGTATAA
- a CDS encoding YciI family protein produces the protein MKQFIVVLRYLTPIETVDQYVVIHREHLSKGFERKILLASGPQEPRTGGILIARAGSRKELEDFCHQDPFYTNGVAEYQIIEWNPVKHQKEFLEFWMN, from the coding sequence ATGAAACAGTTTATCGTAGTTCTTCGTTATCTCACACCGATCGAAACGGTGGATCAGTATGTGGTCATACACAGGGAACATTTGTCCAAAGGATTCGAACGAAAAATTCTACTCGCGTCCGGACCTCAGGAACCAAGAACCGGAGGAATTCTAATCGCGAGAGCCGGCTCCCGCAAAGAACTCGAAGACTTCTGTCATCAGGATCCGTTTTATACGAACGGAGTCGCCGAATACCAAATCATAGAATGGAATCCGGTCAAACATCAAAAAGAATTCCTCGAGTTCTGGATGAACTGA
- a CDS encoding metal-dependent hydrolase, with translation MPTIMTHTAVPISFAIAFGNKFVPIRLVLLGIVFSILPDADVIAFKFGIPYESDLGHRGFSHSVLFAFSLSVLACVLIRWFKARMEIMILFLFISILSHGVLDAMTNGGLGVGFLIPYSSERFFFEQRPIRVSPIGIKNFLTDRGVAVLKSEISVVWIPLLEIAASIFLVRKIVEFVLKKRKNSSPS, from the coding sequence ATGCCCACGATCATGACTCATACGGCGGTTCCGATCTCGTTTGCGATCGCGTTCGGAAATAAATTCGTTCCAATTCGATTGGTTCTTTTAGGAATCGTCTTTTCGATTCTTCCCGACGCGGACGTAATCGCGTTTAAATTCGGAATTCCATACGAAAGCGACTTGGGCCATCGAGGATTCAGTCATTCCGTTTTGTTCGCATTCTCTTTGAGCGTATTGGCCTGCGTACTGATTCGTTGGTTCAAAGCGAGAATGGAAATCATGATCCTGTTTTTATTCATTTCGATCCTATCGCACGGAGTTTTGGACGCGATGACGAACGGCGGACTCGGAGTGGGATTCCTCATCCCCTATTCTTCCGAAAGATTTTTTTTCGAACAAAGACCGATCCGAGTTTCGCCCATCGGAATTAAAAACTTTTTAACCGATCGCGGAGTCGCCGTTTTGAAATCCGAAATTTCAGTCGTTTGGATTCCCCTTCTGGAAATTGCGGCTTCTATTTTTCTGGTCCGAAAGATCGTAGAATTCGTTTTGAAAAAGCGTAAGAATTCTTCCCCGTCGTAA
- the ilvD gene encoding dihydroxy-acid dehydratase yields MSDNLKKRSSMTTDGDNRAPNRAMLRAVGFTDEDFRKPMIGIASTWSEITPCNIHINRLAEKVKEGVRTAGGMPQIYGTITVSDGIMMGHEGMHFSLPSREVIADSIEIVSNAMRHDGVIAIGGCDKNMPGCLMALCRIDVPSIFVYGGTILPGNCDGHDVDIVSVFEAVGQMNAGKISREQFVRVEQSAIPGAGSCGGMYTANTMSSAIEALGMSLPGSASMPAVSSRKSDDCFEAGKALIELIKKNITPKQILTKKAFENAITVVLVLGGSTNAVLHLIAIAKEIGVDLTLEDFDRISKKTPHLADLKPGGKYAMTDLDKVGGVHGVMKYLLKEGMLHGDCLTVTGKTIAENLRDMPDLVPNQTIVRKRSEALHPSGPLVILKGNLAPDGAVAKISGLKKISITGPAKVFESEDDCFNAIMSDQIKAGDVIIIRYEGPKGGPGMREMLAVTSALVGKGLGEDVGLMTDGRFSGGTHGLVVGHISPEAFDGGPIAIVQNGDTVTIDSTKNLLQVEISQEEIDKRLKAWKPIEPRYKSGVLAKYVKLVQSATNGAITNLL; encoded by the coding sequence ATGAGCGATAACCTGAAAAAAAGAAGTTCCATGACAACCGATGGAGACAACCGAGCTCCGAATCGTGCGATGCTCCGCGCCGTGGGTTTTACGGACGAAGACTTTCGCAAACCGATGATCGGAATCGCTTCCACTTGGAGCGAAATTACTCCCTGCAATATTCATATCAATCGACTCGCTGAAAAAGTAAAAGAAGGAGTTCGTACCGCCGGAGGAATGCCTCAGATTTACGGAACGATCACCGTATCCGACGGTATCATGATGGGACACGAAGGAATGCACTTTTCTCTTCCTTCCAGAGAAGTGATCGCGGATTCGATCGAGATCGTTTCCAACGCGATGAGACACGACGGTGTAATCGCGATCGGCGGTTGTGATAAAAACATGCCGGGTTGTTTGATGGCACTTTGTAGAATCGACGTTCCTTCCATCTTCGTTTACGGTGGAACGATTCTTCCGGGCAATTGCGACGGACACGACGTCGACATCGTTTCCGTTTTCGAAGCGGTTGGGCAGATGAACGCGGGAAAAATTTCCAGAGAACAATTCGTAAGAGTGGAACAAAGTGCGATTCCGGGTGCCGGAAGTTGCGGTGGAATGTATACCGCGAACACGATGTCTTCCGCGATCGAAGCGTTGGGTATGAGTTTGCCGGGTTCCGCTTCCATGCCGGCGGTAAGTTCCAGAAAATCGGACGATTGTTTCGAGGCCGGAAAGGCTTTGATCGAACTCATCAAGAAGAACATCACACCGAAACAGATTCTTACCAAAAAAGCGTTTGAAAACGCGATCACCGTCGTTCTCGTGTTAGGCGGTTCAACCAACGCGGTTCTTCACCTGATCGCGATCGCAAAAGAGATCGGAGTGGATCTGACTCTGGAAGACTTCGATCGTATCAGTAAAAAAACTCCCCACCTTGCGGACTTAAAGCCGGGTGGTAAATACGCGATGACCGATCTCGACAAAGTGGGCGGCGTTCACGGAGTGATGAAGTATCTTTTAAAAGAAGGAATGCTCCACGGTGATTGTTTGACCGTTACCGGTAAAACGATTGCGGAAAACCTAAGGGACATGCCGGACCTTGTTCCGAATCAGACGATCGTTCGTAAAAGATCCGAGGCTCTTCATCCTTCCGGTCCTCTCGTGATCTTAAAAGGAAACCTCGCACCCGACGGAGCGGTCGCAAAAATTTCGGGTCTGAAAAAAATTTCCATCACCGGTCCCGCGAAAGTGTTCGAGTCCGAAGACGATTGTTTTAATGCGATCATGTCCGATCAGATCAAAGCGGGGGATGTGATCATCATCCGTTACGAAGGACCGAAAGGCGGTCCGGGAATGAGAGAGATGCTCGCGGTTACTTCCGCTCTTGTGGGTAAGGGACTCGGTGAAGACGTGGGTCTTATGACCGACGGAAGATTCAGCGGCGGGACTCACGGTCTTGTAGTCGGTCATATTTCGCCGGAAGCTTTCGACGGAGGTCCGATCGCGATCGTTCAAAACGGAGACACCGTTACGATCGATTCGACCAAAAATCTTCTTCAAGTGGAAATCTCTCAGGAAGAAATCGATAAACGTTTGAAGGCTTGGAAACCGATCGAGCCGAGATACAAATCCGGAGTTCTTGCCAAATACGTAAAACTGGTTCAATCGGCGACTAACGGAGCGATTACGAATCTACTTTGA
- a CDS encoding nucleoside 2-deoxyribosyltransferase, with amino-acid sequence MKTIYLAGPEVFLPDAFAVLQDRKSLCASFGFNAFSPFDSDIPSGLEKDTDLARKIFFGNLELIRKSDIVLANCNPFRGPLVDDGTSFEIGAAFSSGKRIYGYAGSILPLPEIVKKKIPVFPHPSGYEIDGEGFLLNEDFGNCLNLMLEYSIEKSGGLLVEGGFEDCLKRIAERENGG; translated from the coding sequence TTGAAAACGATCTATCTTGCAGGACCGGAAGTTTTCTTACCGGACGCTTTTGCGGTTTTGCAAGATAGAAAATCTCTTTGCGCTTCTTTCGGCTTTAACGCCTTTTCTCCTTTCGATTCCGACATCCCCTCCGGCCTTGAAAAAGATACGGATCTTGCACGGAAGATTTTCTTCGGCAACCTGGAACTGATCCGAAAATCCGATATCGTATTAGCGAATTGTAATCCGTTTCGAGGTCCTCTTGTGGACGACGGAACCTCTTTTGAAATTGGAGCCGCTTTTTCTTCCGGTAAAAGAATCTACGGTTACGCGGGTTCGATTCTTCCTCTTCCCGAGATCGTTAAAAAGAAGATTCCCGTGTTTCCACATCCATCCGGTTATGAGATCGACGGCGAGGGCTTTTTGTTAAACGAAGACTTCGGCAACTGTCTCAACCTGATGTTGGAATATTCGATCGAAAAATCGGGCGGACTTCTTGTGGAAGGCGGGTTTGAGGATTGTTTAAAACGAATCGCCGAAAGGGAGAATGGCGGTTGA
- a CDS encoding toll/interleukin-1 receptor domain-containing protein produces MKAFISYSTVDKYIAGKIQNILDRFGIESFLAHEDIQVSSEWQTVILNELRKSDLFVALLSREYEASPWCEQEAGIAAFREMTLVFLSLDGTVPKGFVGKTQSAKIKEETLSINDLIPGIIRCNFSVGTNMIVDLIGKSRSFRQAEKNFQMILPYMDQMKKSQIKELLKRSANNRQVYDAGLCKNRYIPSLLKDYRYLLSKRTLAILETGDVRNVS; encoded by the coding sequence ATGAAAGCCTTTATCAGTTACTCCACCGTAGACAAATATATCGCAGGTAAAATTCAGAATATACTCGATCGATTCGGAATCGAGTCGTTCCTCGCGCACGAAGACATACAAGTCTCCTCCGAATGGCAGACCGTAATCTTAAACGAATTGAGAAAATCGGATCTTTTCGTGGCGCTTTTAAGCAGAGAATACGAAGCTTCTCCTTGGTGCGAACAGGAAGCGGGCATAGCCGCGTTTCGCGAAATGACGCTCGTCTTTCTTTCCTTGGACGGAACCGTTCCGAAAGGGTTCGTGGGTAAAACTCAATCCGCAAAGATCAAGGAAGAAACACTTTCCATCAACGATCTGATTCCGGGAATCATCCGCTGTAATTTTTCAGTGGGAACGAATATGATCGTGGATCTCATCGGCAAGTCTCGTTCGTTCAGACAAGCGGAAAAGAATTTTCAGATGATTCTTCCTTATATGGATCAAATGAAGAAATCGCAGATCAAGGAACTTCTCAAACGTTCCGCCAACAATCGACAGGTTTACGACGCGGGTTTATGCAAGAATCGGTATATTCCGTCTTTATTGAAGGATTATCGGTATCTGCTTTCGAAAAGGACGCTTGCGATTTTGGAAACGGGAGATGTCAGGAATGTTTCTTAG